A DNA window from Mycolicibacter terrae contains the following coding sequences:
- a CDS encoding PE-PPE domain-containing protein, producing MTFTFRLDTTRALRALGAPLAITSAVALSVAPALNPAAAAGTKSVLAQAKLLDTESWIMGGSGLPIPPQSYIDALSARYINPSTPFFAGQPTYPVDAANGLFTPEGLYPNSGVKSLELDPSLAQGVTILHDTINQQIAEGNNLVVLGYSQSSTISTMVMRDLLALPADQQPTADQLSFVLLGAPNNPNGGLFERMDVLTDGSYPSIPSLGITFNGAIPDDAPWATSVYTLEYDGYADFPKYPINFLADLNAVLGIIYEHTIYPDLTPEQLATAIELPMSEDYAGNAQYFMIPSEILPLLMPLQSIPLFGQPLYDLLEPAMRVLVNLGYGSITDGWSAGPADVATPFELFPTDLDWGEVLTALGNGAQDGWNAFVDDLSHLSLPTAADLFGGTGSAVMNTLPSLVDIVNALSSIASTAYATLLPTADILNALLTTAPAYAASVFAQELAQGDILNAIGLPVAGLVGLGTLAAGFEFLALNGAVADITATIQDLFTA from the coding sequence ATGACCTTCACGTTTCGTCTTGACACCACTCGGGCGCTGCGGGCCCTCGGCGCACCGCTGGCGATCACCTCGGCAGTCGCACTGAGCGTGGCACCGGCGCTGAACCCCGCTGCCGCGGCCGGGACGAAATCGGTGCTGGCTCAAGCGAAATTGCTGGACACCGAATCTTGGATCATGGGCGGAAGCGGCCTGCCGATACCTCCCCAGAGCTACATCGACGCGCTCAGCGCCCGCTACATCAACCCCAGCACCCCGTTCTTCGCCGGCCAGCCCACCTACCCCGTTGATGCGGCGAACGGTCTGTTCACCCCGGAGGGCCTCTACCCCAACAGCGGCGTCAAGAGCCTGGAACTGGACCCATCCCTGGCCCAGGGCGTCACCATCCTGCACGACACGATCAACCAGCAGATCGCGGAGGGCAACAACCTCGTCGTACTGGGCTACTCGCAGAGCAGCACCATTTCCACCATGGTCATGCGCGATCTGTTGGCGCTGCCCGCCGACCAGCAGCCGACCGCCGACCAGCTGTCCTTCGTGCTGCTGGGGGCCCCCAACAATCCCAACGGCGGCCTGTTCGAACGTATGGATGTCTTGACCGACGGCAGCTACCCGAGCATCCCGAGCCTGGGCATCACGTTCAACGGCGCGATCCCGGACGACGCGCCGTGGGCCACCAGCGTCTACACCCTGGAATACGACGGCTACGCCGACTTCCCGAAGTACCCGATCAATTTTCTCGCCGACCTCAACGCCGTCCTGGGCATCATCTACGAGCACACCATCTATCCGGATCTGACCCCCGAGCAGCTGGCGACGGCCATCGAGTTGCCGATGAGCGAGGACTACGCCGGAAACGCCCAGTACTTCATGATTCCCAGCGAGATCCTGCCGCTGTTGATGCCGCTCCAGTCGATCCCGCTCTTCGGCCAGCCGCTCTACGACCTACTGGAACCGGCTATGCGGGTCCTGGTGAACCTCGGCTACGGCAGCATCACCGATGGCTGGTCGGCCGGCCCGGCCGACGTGGCCACCCCGTTCGAGCTGTTCCCGACCGACCTCGACTGGGGGGAGGTGCTCACCGCGCTGGGCAACGGCGCCCAGGACGGCTGGAACGCATTCGTCGACGACCTGTCGCACCTGTCGCTACCCACCGCGGCGGACCTGTTCGGCGGCACCGGGTCGGCGGTCATGAACACGCTGCCCAGCTTGGTCGATATCGTCAACGCGCTCAGCAGCATCGCCTCGACGGCGTATGCGACCCTGCTCCCCACTGCCGACATCCTCAACGCCCTACTCACCACCGCACCGGCGTATGCCGCCAGCGTGTTCGCCCAGGAACTGGCCCAAGGCGACATCCTCAACGCGATCGGCCTGCCGGTCGCCGGACTCGTCGGATTGGGCACCCTGGCGGCCGGTTTCGAATTCCTCGCCCTGA
- a CDS encoding MaoC/PaaZ C-terminal domain-containing protein: MSQPSGWKNMVRAVAGALPLVRRAGTLPDRILRVDELAINPGHVAEYAAVTGLRYGDHLPLTYPFALTFPTVMSLVTGFDFPFAAMGSVHTENRIVQHRPISVTDTVGISVHAENLREHRKGLLVDIVTDINVGNDPAWHQVTTFLHQQRTSLSDEPKPPPVKQPKLGPPNAVLRVTPGQIRRYASAGGDHNPIHTSGLGAKLFGFPTVIAHGMFSAAAVLANIEGALPDAVDYSVRFGKPMLLPASPGLYVDRVEGGWDLALRNVAKGYPYLTGTVRGL, encoded by the coding sequence ATGTCCCAACCGAGTGGGTGGAAGAACATGGTGCGCGCGGTCGCCGGGGCGCTGCCGCTCGTACGGCGCGCCGGCACCCTGCCCGACCGCATCCTGCGGGTCGACGAGCTGGCCATCAACCCCGGCCATGTCGCCGAATACGCCGCCGTCACCGGGCTGCGCTATGGCGATCACCTACCGCTGACCTACCCGTTCGCGCTGACCTTCCCGACGGTGATGTCGCTGGTGACCGGCTTCGATTTCCCCTTCGCCGCAATGGGTTCGGTGCACACCGAGAACCGGATCGTCCAGCACCGGCCGATCTCGGTCACCGACACCGTCGGGATCAGCGTGCACGCGGAGAACCTGCGCGAGCATCGCAAGGGCCTGCTGGTCGACATCGTCACCGACATCAACGTCGGCAACGATCCGGCCTGGCATCAGGTGACGACGTTTCTGCATCAGCAGCGCACCAGCCTGTCCGACGAACCCAAGCCGCCGCCGGTCAAACAGCCCAAGCTGGGCCCGCCGAACGCGGTACTGCGGGTCACCCCCGGCCAGATCCGGCGCTACGCCTCGGCCGGCGGCGACCACAACCCGATCCACACCAGCGGACTCGGCGCCAAGCTGTTCGGCTTCCCGACCGTGATCGCTCACGGGATGTTCTCCGCGGCAGCGGTTCTGGCGAACATCGAGGGAGCACTGCCGGACGCCGTTGACTACTCGGTGCGATTCGGCAAGCCGATGCTGCTACCGGCCAGCCCGGGTCTCTACGTCGACCGGGTCGAAGGCGGCTGGGATCTGGCCTTGCGCAACGTCGCCAAGGGCTATCCGTATCTGACCGGCACGGTGCGGGGGCTATAG
- a CDS encoding TetR/AcrR family transcriptional regulator: MKNATRAEQRVATRRAMVDAAAELLRAEGVAAVTTRRVAGAAKVSQSTVMYHFPTRDDLVNAAVAQLALELADQARVHFEETTATAALDLRGFLDLLWREFTTPQALSVAHLWAACWTDPQVAETVKSLEQHIFRLAVTAAEALPAPAPGFDATAYMDTVVVVIRGLVISIPVWGLDFINAHWEVSKANLLRAAGVRS; the protein is encoded by the coding sequence ATGAAAAATGCCACGCGGGCCGAACAGCGTGTCGCCACCCGTCGAGCCATGGTGGACGCGGCCGCCGAGTTGCTGCGGGCCGAGGGGGTCGCGGCGGTCACGACGCGCCGGGTTGCCGGCGCCGCGAAGGTCTCGCAGAGCACGGTGATGTACCACTTCCCGACCCGCGATGACCTGGTTAACGCGGCCGTCGCCCAGCTCGCCCTCGAGCTGGCCGATCAGGCTCGCGTCCATTTCGAGGAGACCACCGCAACCGCTGCGCTGGACCTGCGCGGTTTCCTCGATCTGCTCTGGCGTGAATTCACTACTCCGCAAGCACTTTCGGTAGCCCACTTATGGGCTGCGTGCTGGACGGACCCGCAGGTCGCCGAGACCGTGAAGTCGTTGGAGCAACACATCTTTCGCCTGGCCGTCACCGCCGCCGAAGCGCTGCCCGCTCCCGCCCCGGGCTTTGACGCAACCGCCTACATGGACACCGTGGTGGTGGTCATCCGTGGGCTGGTGATCTCGATCCCGGTGTGGGGACTTGACTTCATCAACGCGCATTGGGAGGTCAGCAAAGCCAACCTGCTGCGCGCCGCCGGTGTCCGGAGTTGA